GCATACCATTTCAATGGAATCATGGGACATAAGCCGGTTCTCAATTGGCGCCGGCGCAATGTACTTACCCTTGCTCGTCTTGAAGATCTCCTTGATGCGGCCTGTCAGTTTCAGGCGCCCCATCTCATCGATCTCCCCCTTATCTCCGGTCTTGAGAAAACCATCCTCGGTGAAGGCTTCGCGGGTTTTTTCTTCATCCTTGTAGTAGCCCATCATCGTCGCCGGGCTCTTGATCTGGACTTCACCCTCCTCACTGATTCTGGTCTCAACACCCGGCAGAGACTCGCCCACATACCCGGTTTTCGAGCGCCCGGGCTTACTCATGTGCGAGTACGCAAAGTTTTCGGACATGCCGTAGCCTTCCAGGAGCTCCAGCCCGAGGTTGCGATACCAGTCCAGAACATCGCTGGCCAGGGGCGCGGAGCCGCTGCCCGCCAACTTGACCTTGTCCAGACCCAACCCCTTAAGGATCTTCTTCTTGATCAGCGTGCTGACGACAGGAATCTTGAGGAGTCTGTCCAGCTTCTTCTTGGGCAGCTTGTGCAGCACACCTTGTTGGAACTTGACCCAAAGCCTGGGTACGGAAAGGAACAGCGTGGGCTGGGCACGCTGCAGATCCTGTACAAACGTATCCAGGGATTCGGCAAAAAAGAGCTGGAACCCGGCATATAGAGAAGCCAGTTCCACAAACGTTCGTTCAAACACATGCGCCAGCGGCAGATACGAGAGCATGCGCTCTTCAGAGCCGACACCCAGCACTTCCATACCGCCTTCGGCGGCAAAGGCCATATTACCGAAACTGAGCATCACGCCCTTGGGCCGGCCGGTACTGCCAGAGGTATACACAATGGTCGCCAACTCATCCGCGTCACGCTGAACATTCTCCTCCAGAGGGGG
This Marinobacter salinus DNA region includes the following protein-coding sequences:
- a CDS encoding AMP-binding protein, encoding MDTTNKLPLDMVYHWETAKANSLYMTQPVGNGKVVEYTWGKAVDEARRVAAYLKSLNLPEKSRIGLISKNCAQWVMADWAIWMAGHISVPLYPTLNQDTVNYILNHAECEVLFVGKLDDWDMMKPGVPESVRCISFPLSPPNDFESWDDIVAKYPPLEENVQRDADELATIVYTSGSTGRPKGVMLSFGNMAFAAEGGMEVLGVGSEERMLSYLPLAHVFERTFVELASLYAGFQLFFAESLDTFVQDLQRAQPTLFLSVPRLWVKFQQGVLHKLPKKKLDRLLKIPVVSTLIKKKILKGLGLDKVKLAGSGSAPLASDVLDWYRNLGLELLEGYGMSENFAYSHMSKPGRSKTGYVGESLPGVETRISEEGEVQIKSPATMMGYYKDEEKTREAFTEDGFLKTGDKGEIDEMGRLKLTGRIKEIFKTSKGKYIAPAPIENRLMSHDSIEMVCVSGANQTQPFALVMLGEDIRPRTADEKFRKELEASFTNLIKEVNKTVDPHEQLAFITVVSDEWSIENSFLTPTLKLKRNVVEDAYQEKVDSWYAQRQPVIWQ